The Methylocella silvestris BL2 DNA segment AATCGCGACAACTTGCCGCTTCGCTAGATCACGATGATCTTGGAATCCAAGCGATCCAAATCGTGAATGTGATCGATCGAACACATTGGAGCGTGATGTCGTCCTGAAAAGCCTTGATGCTTTTCGGCGCCGTGATCGAGCGCGCAAAGGCTTGGAGCGCCCGACACACAAGCCAAAAATTCATAGGTCGAGGCGTTTGCGAGCTTGACCGGCCGTCATTGATCAGCCTTTATTCGATTAGTCCATAAAATCGATTGACTATATATAATGAATAGCGCGCCAGATGAAATGAAGGTCAAACGCCGCTCCGCCGCCGACGCCCGCGCTCCGTCTCCCCCGACGGATTTCGGATTGAGCATCAGCGAGCGCCTGCGCCTTCTCATGCAGCGCAAGGGCCGCTCCATCGAAGCGCTCGCCGCCGCCTCTGGCCTTGCCAGAAACAAGCTCGACGCGGTCGCTGCGGGGGAGGCCGCTCCCACCATCAACCTTGTGTGGAAGATCGCGAATGCGCTCGGCGTCCCGTTCGGCAGCCTGGTCGCCGCGCGCAAGCGGGGCGGAAACATCGTGCTGCGCAAAGCGACGGAGAAGGTCTATTTCTCGAACGATGGGCGTCTCACCTCGCGCCCGCTGCTTCCGCATGACTGCAAGCGGCTCGTCGAATTCTACGAGATGACGATCGCGCCCGATTATGTGGCGCGGTCGGAGGCCCATGGCGCGGGGACGCTCGAAAGCCTCGTCGTCGTTCGCGGAGAGGTGGCGATCGTTGTCGGAAAAGAGGCCTCCCAACGCCTTAAAGAAGGGGACGCCATGACCTTTGAGGCCGATGTTCCCCACAGTTATCACAACCTCGGATCGACCGAGGCGCTTCTTTATCTCGTCATGTCCTACGTTAATTTGGCGAGTTTCTAGAGCGTCGTGCAGCCAAGCGGACGCATTTTCCTCGCCAAGATGCGCAAATTAACAAATCGGGATCATCTGGCCCGCGCACCGCGCCAAGCCGGCCAAAGGTCGATTCGTCCGGCGGCAGG contains these protein-coding regions:
- a CDS encoding helix-turn-helix domain-containing protein, with amino-acid sequence MNSAPDEMKVKRRSAADARAPSPPTDFGLSISERLRLLMQRKGRSIEALAAASGLARNKLDAVAAGEAAPTINLVWKIANALGVPFGSLVAARKRGGNIVLRKATEKVYFSNDGRLTSRPLLPHDCKRLVEFYEMTIAPDYVARSEAHGAGTLESLVVVRGEVAIVVGKEASQRLKEGDAMTFEADVPHSYHNLGSTEALLYLVMSYVNLASF